The genome window CGCTGACCGGTGGCGGCGCAGCCGGTTCCCACCCCGCTGATCCGTCGCTCCGTCTCGGTGGCCCGGTCGCAACCGATCGCCCCGGAAAAATCGAGCTATGCATGCTCACCGGAAGGACACGATTGTTTCACCGTGCGCGCCAGCGAAACGGGATCAAAGCCGATCAGGCCGAAACGCGCCTCGCCGAAGCCGTGCAGCCACTCGTAATTGTCCACCGCGGTCCAGTGGAAATAGCCGCGGATGTCGCTACCCGCAGCACGGGCGCGCAAGACGGCCGCCAGGTGCGCCGCGATGTAGCGGATCCGGAAGCGCTCGTCGCGGGTGGGGCAGCCGTTCTCCGTAACCAAAATCGGCATCCCCGGCAGCGCGGCGGCGACGCGCTGCAGTCCGCGCTCCATTTCCTGCGGGCAGACGTACCGCCCCATGTTGTCAACCGGAGCCGGATCATGCGCCGCGTACGGGCCGATGCCGCCTTTGCCGATCGACGACGCGGCGTAGTAATTGAAGCCATACAGGTCCAGCGCGCCGCGCAGGCCGGGTACCTCCACCGGCTCGCGGCCGGGCAGCTCGACCACGCCGGTGGCCAGACCGCGCAGCCACGCTCCGTGGTACCAGGCGTCGAACTGGCGCGCGGGCTCGATCCCGGCCTCGTCTTGCGCGATTAGCGGCACGTAGACCTCGATGGTTGCCACGGTCGCCTCAGGCACTATCTCGTGCAGAATGCCGTACCCTCGCGCGTGCAGCGCAAACACGTGGTGTGACATGTCGTAGGCGATCTCAGGATCGCGCAAGAACGGCGGGTTTTCGCCCAGCAGATATCCGGCCACAACGTAGATCATGGATTCGTTCTGGGTGTGAAAGTGGCGCGCGTGCCCGGCGAGCGCTCGCGCGACCCGCTCGAGGTAGCGCAGGAACCGCTCCCGGTTCTCCGCCGTCTGCAAGCCCCCGCCTTGCACCACCCACTGCGGGTGGGTGAAGTGAAAGAGGTTCACCCACGGTGCGATGCCGCAGGCGGCGGCCGCGTCGCACATGCGCCGGTAGCGGTCAAGCGCCGCTTCATCGAAGCACCCTTCGGCGGGTTCGACCCGACTCCATTCCACCGACAGCCGGTAGTGACGAATGCCGAGGTCCGCGGCCAGGCGGAAGTCGGCTTCAGCGCAGTGCCAAAAACCATTGCCCGGATTCGGCGGTACGCGCCCCGCGCGCGCCGCCGCCACCCAGTCATTGGGGACGGTGCCGCCCTCGGCCTGAAAGGCGGACGAGGCCACGCCCCAGGCAAAGTTATCTGGAATCACCATTGGTTCGCGCGGCAGGATCGGGGCCCAGGCGCGCTCGGCTTCTGTCATGGCATGCTCACTTGTCCGCAGTTGCCTTGCTGGGCTGCAAGAACCACATGAAGTACAGCTCGGCGTCGAAGGGGCTGGCGGCGAGACGAATCAGGCGAAACGTATTCGCGCCCGTCAGCAGTACGGTCGCCGGAACGCGCAGCACGGCTTCATCCCACAGCTCGGGGCCGTGCGGGAACTCCAGCAGGCCGTCGATGCTCTGGCCATTCACTTCCAGCCGGTATTGTCCGCTGCCGCCGCTGTGGTCGTAACGCACCACCAGTAGCAGATCCTCCCCGGCGGTGACGTTGGTAACGGTCCACTGCGCCTGGTCGGCGATGCGCCGGCCGGTGTCAACCATCAGGAGGTCCAGCGGCACGCGATATGGCAGGATCTTCTCGTGAAAGTTGTGCACCGGGCGCTGCCGATCGACGACCTCGGTAAAGGCGTGTACCAGCTGCGACTCCACCTCTTCCAGATCCAGCGTGTCGACCACGCGGTGATCGTACAGCAGGTAGCGCAGGGAGTGGAGTTCCTTTCGATCCACCAAAGGGACGTCGCCGAAGAACACCAGGCGACGGTCGCTGCGCAGCGCGGTGCGATCGACGGTGTGGTGATTCAAGATGACGAAGTCAACGTAGAGCCCGTTGGGCAGGCGCGCGCTGACGGTCTCGAAGGCGTCTTGCGGCGGGGTCAACAGCGCGTTGGGCACCGCCTTGGGCTGCGCCCAGGGAAGATAGATGTCAACGCCGCGCTGGCGCATGCGGTTGAAATCCTGCAACCAGTGCTCATGCCCGGTGCGGCCGCGGTTGTACGGATCGACCGGGCTGTGAGCGATTTCGGGATCGGTGAGGCCATGGAGATCGAGGCAAGGGCGGTCGCAGTAGAACGGAATGATTCCCGCTGAAGTGGTGGCGATGCGGGCCGTGTGCGGTAGCACCTCGTCGAACAACTGGCCGACCGCGCCCCAGTTGAGCACGCGCGGATCGCAGTATCGGCGCAACAGGCCGATGGTTTCCTGTTGCGGCCCCGGGACGTCGCGAGCGATCACCGCCGCCCGCTCCGTCACCAGCGCCAGCACGCCGAGTACACCCAAGCCGGTCAACAGACCGGCTGCGCGTGCCTGGCCGAGGTGCTCGCGGCTTGAGAAAGCCCGCAGCACCGCCCACGCGCGCTCGC of Deltaproteobacteria bacterium contains these proteins:
- a CDS encoding glycoside hydrolase family 1 protein, with amino-acid sequence MTEAERAWAPILPREPMVIPDNFAWGVASSAFQAEGGTVPNDWVAAARAGRVPPNPGNGFWHCAEADFRLAADLGIRHYRLSVEWSRVEPAEGCFDEAALDRYRRMCDAAAACGIAPWVNLFHFTHPQWVVQGGGLQTAENRERFLRYLERVARALAGHARHFHTQNESMIYVVAGYLLGENPPFLRDPEIAYDMSHHVFALHARGYGILHEIVPEATVATIEVYVPLIAQDEAGIEPARQFDAWYHGAWLRGLATGVVELPGREPVEVPGLRGALDLYGFNYYAASSIGKGGIGPYAAHDPAPVDNMGRYVCPQEMERGLQRVAAALPGMPILVTENGCPTRDERFRIRYIAAHLAAVLRARAAGSDIRGYFHWTAVDNYEWLHGFGEARFGLIGFDPVSLARTVKQSCPSGEHA